Proteins from a single region of Bactrocera neohumeralis isolate Rockhampton unplaced genomic scaffold, APGP_CSIRO_Bneo_wtdbg2-racon-allhic-juicebox.fasta_v2 cluster10, whole genome shotgun sequence:
- the LOC126765083 gene encoding ribosome biogenesis protein NSA2 homolog, with protein sequence MPQNEYMERHLKLYGRRLDYEERKRKKEARLPKERARKAQKLRGIKAKLFNKERRNEKIQISKNIKAHQEKKSKKENEKIEGGALPHYLLDRGQQANAKILSNMIKQKRKEKAGKWDVPLPKVRAQSDAEVFKELKTGKTKRKSWKRMVTKVTFVGENFTRKPPKFERFIRPMGLRMNKAHVTHPELKTTFYLPIIGVKKNPSSPMLTSLGVITKGTVIEVNISDLGLVTQTGKVVWGKYAQVTNNPENDGVINAVLLV encoded by the coding sequence ATGCCTCAAAATGAATATATGGAACGTCATCTTAAACTCTATGGTAGGCGATTAGATTATGAAGAACGGAAGAGAAAGAAAGAAGCTCGGCTACCTAAGGAAAGAGCACGAAAAGCACAGAAGTTGCGTGGAATAAAAGCTAAACTGTTCAATAAAGAACGTCGAAAtgagaaaattcaaatttccaagAATATAAAAGCGCATCAGGAAAAGAagagtaaaaaagaaaatgaaaagatTGAAGGAGGTGCCCTTCCACATTATTTATTGGACAGAGGCCAACAGGCCAATGCCAAAATACTGTCCAATATGATCAAGcagaagagaaaagaaaaagctGGTAAATGGGACGTACCGCTTCCGAAAGTTCGGGCCCAATCGGATGCGGAAGTTTTTAAAGAGTTGAAAACTGgcaaaacgaaaagaaaatcgTGGAAACGTATGGTAACAAAAGTAACATTTGTTGGTGAAAATTTTACAAGGAAACCTccaaaatttgaaagatttATCAGGCCAATGGGTTTAAGAATGAATAAAGCTCATGTAACACATCCAGAACTCAAGACCACATTTTATCTTCCTATAATTGGCGTTAAGAAAAATCCTAGCTCACCTATGTTAACATCATTGGGAGTTATTACAAAAGGAACCGTGATCGAAGTAAATATTTCAGATTTAGGACTTGTTACTCAAACCGGAAAAGTTGTTTGGGGAAAATATGCACAAGTGACAAACAATCCAGAAAACGATGGTGTTATCAATGCCGTATTACTCGTATAA
- the LOC126765161 gene encoding uncharacterized protein LOC126765161, whose product MAYEYEFKRVPFGLKNAPAVFNRLMAEIQRRVETGDMLHYMDDILIGSNSFDEMYTKLYRILQVLRTCGFTLNPTNVTEVRKFLGLSGYFRKFVAGYSIVSEPLRKLLRNDTAFAWGQQQESAFNELKTVLSSKPTMQVENGQLRPISYFSRSTTDNEKRLHSYELEALAIVESLERFKYYVYGKKIKVITDRKALRRTMEKRELIPRISRWWLRIQELDIEIQHRPGARMAHVDALSRAPYEEAHESYINSCVGCALNKTPGGRHEGRYHYDNAKPIPFTTIHINRLGPFPKSSKRNEHVLAIVDSFAKFTILRAAKSTAINHVIPVLLEITSYLGMPERIISDRGTAFTSKAFQKFWNENNVKHILNAVQTPRANRVILSIYIQWSINTIPNKTTGCTPFRLLYGYVSRDILQNQLIQALQEDDGDLINDTDLQLLRVDTAQPINDTYNEGDLVLTTNEPISSGTSRKLEPRFRGLFIITKVLPNDRYVIEDLPHAERTQRQYKAVFASDQLKTWCMLPPDDPDDIDDKDESTMGEGATLGQESRL is encoded by the exons ATGGCCTATGAGTATGAGTTCAAACGCGTGCCGTTTGGTCTAAAGAATGCACCAGCTGTGTTTAATAGACTTATGGCAGAAATCCAAAGACGAGTGGAGACGGGCGACATGCTGCATTATATGGATGACATCCTAATTGGCAGCAATTCTTTCGACGAAATGTATACAAAGCTTTATCGTATACTCCAAGTACTACGCACCTGTGGATTCACATTGAAC CCGACAAATGTCACTGAAGTACGCAAATTCTTAGGTCTCAGTGGCTACTTCCGAAAATTCGTCGCTGGTTATTCCATTGTTTCTGAGCCGTTACGCAAATTGCTACGCAACGACACCGCATTCGCATGGGGACAACAGCAAGAGTCAGCATTCAACGAACTCAAAACCGTATTATCATCGAAACCAACCATG CAAGTcgaaaatggacaactgcgtccGATCTCATACTTTAGTCGCTCTACTACAGACAACGAAAAACGTCTCCATAGCTATGAACTCGAAGCATTAGCGAttgtggaatcattggaaagaTTCAAATACTACGTATACGGAAAGAAGATCAAAGTTATCACTGATCGCAAAGCTTTACGAAGAACAATGGAGAAACGAGAGCTCATACCACGCATTTCCCGATGGTGGTTGAGAATCCAAGAACTCGACATTGAAATTCAACATCGACCAGGAGCTCGTATGGCCCATGTCGATGCGTTGAGCCGTGCACCTTACGAAGAGGCACACGAA AGCTACATCAACTCATGTGTGGGTTGTGCTTTAAATAAAACCCCTGGCGGCCGACATGAGGGTCGATATCACTACGACAACGCTAAACCAATACCGTTTACGACAATACACATTAATCGTTTGGGTCCGTTCCCAAAAAGTTCAAAACGCAACGAGCATGTGTTGGCAATTGTAGATTCATTCGCCAAATTCACAATCCTACGAGCTGCCAAGAGTACTGCAATAAACCATGTAATCCCGGTATTGTTAGAGATCACGAGCTATCTGGGAATGCCTGAACGTATCATATCCGACCGAGGAACGGCCTTCACTTCAAAAGCGTTCCAAAAGTTTTGGAATGAAAACAACGTCAAACATATTCTCAACGCAGTGCAGACGCCACGCGCTAACCGCGTCATCTTATCCATATATATACAATGGAGCATTAATACCATCCCGAATAAAACCACAGGTTGTACACCATTCCGACTACTTTATGGGTACGTGTCACGAGACATCCTGCAGAATCAACTTATCCAGGCACTTCAAGAAGATGATGGTGACCTGATAAACGACACCGACCTGCAACTATTACGAGTCGACACCGCTCAACCAATAAACGAC ACGTACAACGAAGGTGATCTCGTATTGACTACAAACGAACCAATAAGCTCTGGTACATCACGTAAATTAGAACCACGATTCAGGGGACTGTTTATCATCACCAAAGTCCTGCCAAATGATCGTTATGTAATTGAAGACTTACCTCATGCCGAACGAACACAACGTCAATACAAAGCCGTATTTGCATCAGATCAACTTAAAACTTGGTGCATGTTACCACCAGATGATCCAGACGACATAGACGACAAAGATGAGAGCACCATGGGCGAGGGCGCCACATTGGGTCAGGAAAGCCGACTGTAA